The Pygocentrus nattereri isolate fPygNat1 chromosome 1, fPygNat1.pri, whole genome shotgun sequence genome window below encodes:
- the lsm12a gene encoding protein LSM12 homolog B, with the protein MAAPAAGEYFSIGSCISCTTCLGQRLQGEVIAFDYHTKMLTLKCAPSSGKPNLSDVVLVNLAYVSDVDIVSDRTATPPPLASLNFNKLANRARAEKEDKLSQAYAISAGVSVEGQQLFQTIHKTIKDCKWQEKNIVVMDEVVISPPYRVDNCRGKEGSALSHVRKIVEKHFRDLENQKSVQRSQAQQTQKDSALSA; encoded by the exons ATGGCGGCTCCTGCTGCGGGTGAGTACTTCAGCATCGGCAGCTGCATCTCCTGCACCACCTGCCTGGGTCAGCGCCTCCAGGGGGAGGTCATCGCCTTCGACTACCACACCAAGATGCTAACTCTGA AATGTGCCCCATCCAGTGGCAAGCCCAACCTTAGTGATGTGGTTCTCGTCAATTTAGCCTATGTGTCTGACGTGGACATTGTCAGCGACCGCACTGCCACTCCTCCACCATTAGCATCTCTTAATTTTAACAAG CTTGCGAATAGAGCTCGGGCGGAAAAAGAAGACAAGTTGTCCCAGGCTTATGCAATTAGTGCTGGAGTCTCAGTGGAGGGCCAGCAGCTGTTCCAGACTATTCATAAGAC CATCAAAGACTGCAAGTGGCAGGAGAAGAACATTGTGGTGATGGATGAAGTGGTCATCTCTCCACCTTACCGAGTGGACAACTGCAGAGGCAAAGAGGGCAGTGCTTTAAGCCACGTACGCAAAATA GTTGAGAAACACTTCCGCGACTTGGAGAACCAGAAGTCCGTGCAGCGGTCACAAGCACAGCAAACACAGAAGGACTCGGCCCTGTCAGCGTGA
- the LOC108429052 gene encoding slit homolog 2 protein, whose amino-acid sequence MLVVSTLLLLVVSPGRGSRPCAHLCQCFEHSDLVDCRSRGLVSVPHGLPHGTWLLDLGGNTLTEISARAFAGLWSLRVLMLADNSIRELKTQAFYSLSYLEKLDMSRNNLSHLPADFSDSLSSLKELRLEHNALELLEPPCLERLESLEKLDLSHNHIATLQPGAFRGLSRLRHLYLQGNQLTAVLDGAFSSLPSLEMLLLGGNNITHIEANALVALRSLALLGLERNQLEQLKFRIFLNLHTAGTHLQLAGNPWHCDCELHRVFRKLLSVRHLHVDDYHNVTCRQPWQLAGASLAWVDSQLCVAETVTVLVITGTVLVTVFGALIVAERNRKKKKHSKHWEQVETGA is encoded by the exons ATGTTGGTGGTGTCCACACTGCTCTTGCTGGTTGTATCTCCTGGACGGGGATCCAGACCTTGTGCTCATCTCTGTCAGTGTTTCGAGCACTCGGACTTGGTGGACTGCCGCTCGCGGGGTTTGGTCAGCGTGCCCCACGGCCTCCCTCATGGGACGTGGCTCCTGGACCTGGGAGGAAACACGCTAACAGAGATCAGTGCTCGTGCCTTTGCTGGACTCTGGTCACTGCGCGTTCTCATGCTAGCAGACAACAGCATCCGGGAGCTGAAGACACAG GCCTTCTACTCGCTGTCCTATCTGGAGAAGCTCGACATGAGCCGTAACAACCTCAGCCATCTCCCTGCGGACTTTTCCGACAGTCTCTCCTCCCTGAAGGAGCTGCGACTGGAACACAATGCATTGGAGCTGCTGGAGCCACCGTGCCTGGAGCGTCTGGAGAGCCTGGAAAAGCTGGACCTGAGCCACAACCACATTGCCACCCTGCAGCCTGGGGCCTTCCGCGGCCTGTCCCGCCTGCGCCACCTCTACTTGCAGGGAAACCAACTGACTGCTGTGTTGGATGGCGCCTTCTCTTCGCTGCCCAGCCTGGAGATGCTGCTGTTGGGCGGCAACAACATAACACACATTGAGGCAAATGCGCTGGTGGCTCTCCGCAGTCTGGCCCTGCTGGGTCTGGAGAGGAATCAGCTGGAGCAGTTGAAATTCCGTATTTTCCTGAACCTGCACACTGCTGGAACACACTTGCAGCTGGCTGGCAACCCATGGCATTGCGACTGTGAGTTGCATCGGGTCTTCAGGAAGCTGCTCAGCGTCCGCCACCTGCATGTGGACGACTATCATAATGTGACCTGCCGGCAGCCCTGGCAGCTGGCTGGGGCCTCACTGGCTTGGGTGGACAGCCAGCTGTGCGTGGCTGAGACAGTTACTGTGTTGGTCATCACTGGAACAGTGCTAGTCACCGTCTTCGGAGCGCTTATAGTGGCCGAACGCAACCGCAAGAAGAAGAAGCACAGCAAACACTGGGAACAGGTGGAGACAGGCGCATAG